The Clarias gariepinus isolate MV-2021 ecotype Netherlands chromosome 12, CGAR_prim_01v2, whole genome shotgun sequence region cccacggacaaatgcgtctcttccgcgtgtatgtgacaagttatccgttccactcactaaatgtttaggggaatgactgcagtgtgcTCCGAGCCACCacggccaggatcgtcattcacagacgtactgccttctttaaaatgtttgcactgttCAAATGTTTCGCAGGTCTCATCACTGTAGTGTGCTTGTGTCTTCTGTTAATGTCAATAATTTTTATGCCTTCAATcatgaaatttcatcacaagtcccagtttgatttgaacacccccTAGAATgtatatggcccattgtgcttCTTAATCTTCCAGTGTATTAACAgtgcatgtatgttgtgttgGAAGCGTTATTAGACACATAGAGATATAACAAGACCCTGGAAGTAGGACGTTCCATGAACCAAAGGGCATCCAGATTATTTAAATTGATGGGTAACAGATGTGCATGATTATTAGGGGACTGTAATACGGGTAAAGGTCATGTAGTGAGACAGTTGGTGTGGGCTTTGGGGCTGTAGGTCATTAGTCGGCTGGCTGAGGATGCTGGAAAACCAAACCAACAAACCTGTTCAAAATCACATTTCATTAGCAtactaattaatttattcattcttcttctttttttttgtcccaggAACAATATGTCTTCATCCACAATGTGTTAGTAGAAGCAATCAGGAGTAAAGAGACAAAAGTATCATCCAGCCACATCCATGCTTACGTCTCTGATCTGCTCACGCCCAGACCATCAGGACAGACTGGTCTAGAGAAACAGTTTAAGGTACTGTGGAATTACGCGATGGTTTCGCTTTTGGATAAGGAACGAGAACAATGGCACGAGACAATGATCTGATCTCTTGTGGTGTTGCAGTTGATCAGCCAGAAGTGTGCGAATCAGGATGACTACGGGACAGCGCTGAAAGAGTGTAACATACCGAAAAACAGGACGTCGGCCCTCATGCCTGGTGAGTGGTGTTATGACGGTTTCAGCACATCAAATTATTTACACTGTAACACGCCAGTATGACTGTTAGTCTGGAAGAGCTTTTCTAACTCTTtaaagtttgaatcattttacaTGAGAATGTAATATCTCACATGTTGCATAtgatatggccaaaagtatgtggacgtCTGAGCCCCACTCCCTTACTACGTGGGCCTTCACTTAACTGCTGCACAAAGCTGAAATTACAGAAATTCTTACTGAAACTAAAAGGCCCTGactgacctcaaccccagtgATCTTCTCGAGATGACCTGGAACACTGATTGCACCATATATTCCTAGTGGAAACCCCTTGATGCCGTGCTAttacgaggtggtatcaaaacgTTTTAAGACTAGTATGGTAACgaaccaacagatggcagcacgaGGCTGCACGCGCAGTCACAGCGAGTTGaacttcataagtcagtgtgccaaaagacatcgtcctgtgtactgtacatcgtgggctgtgcaactggtgctgtTATGACCAGGTGCGTTTCGGCAACTTCGAAGAACAATCCACATTGTCTGTGTGCCATATGGAACAGTCCAGGTTTTAAAGGGTCTGAGGGAGGAAGTACAGAGGAAAAACAGAGCCACATTATCTCTGCATCTATATCCACAAATTTCTAATTGTTCATTATGCAAGATAAAGCATGCTCATGGAGTGTTTCATACCAGAGAAAGAAAACCTTTTAGCAAGTGTGTACAATTGTCCCACAAATTGATTACTGTACCCTACCAATGTGTCTAATTCCCATGATACCATGCCAGTCTCTTGTTACGGAATGGCAGAAAGAAGCGTTTGGTCACCGTAAGCTCTGCTCATGACCCAGTTTGGACATTAGGCTGCCTGTTTGTTTGCAGACGTGTGTGCTGCTGTTTGGGAATTCTTGAGCACAGAGTGTTCGCTAAAACATCAAGACATCCATCACCattcacaagtcctggtttgacttgaacgccctcgCAAGTTTGGTTCCCCACTAGGTTTTTATCTTAAATcatctcagggttttttttttttctttgtgcattGTTCTCACTACCACTTTAATTTGACTGCCTCCAGCTCTCTACTTTGCACTCTGTTTTATCAGGCTGACGATCACAATCTTCTGAAAATTTCCACTCCTGTTACAGCAAATCTGCATACGTACTTACCTTTTTCCTTACAGGGGGCCGAGCTACTGAGCTTCtggcaataacaataacagtatATGTGGTCCCTATATGAGGTCACTGTCACATGGTTAAGACTTCATTATTTGCATCCGGCAATTGAGATTggagaaatgaagaaaaaaaacactccaccaGTGGTGTCTGGAATGTACGAACAATGTGTCTGTTGTGTGCTTTAAAGTTAAGAAGACCACATACTGCATGCACATGAACACTGGTTTTTAATCTTGTTCTCTTTGTGCAGTGGAAAGATCCAGAGTAAGCCTGTCTTCGACTGCAGCAGATCCTTCAGACTACATTAATGCTTCTTACATCATGGTGAGAACTGTTTCCACATGACTGTTTCACTGTAGTGAGAGTCTTTAGTCTTCAGAACAGTGACTCAAACTTACAAAGCGTGCTCTGTTCGCAGGGTTACCATCAAAGCTGTGAATTCATCATCACTCAGAGACCCCTGTCCAGCACCGTACATGACTTCTGGAGGATGATCTGGGACCATAACTCTCAGATGATCATTTCTCTGCCTGAGAGCCTGGTCAGTTctgaacaaacacatacagtgggAATTTGTGCTGTTGTACAGTATAGCATTGATGTTAAGTGCTATTTATTTACAGAGTGAAGAAGAGGAGTGTCCTTACTGGCCCACGAAGGACCAACCAATCACCTGCGAGACGTTTACAGTGAGACTGGCAGGGGAGGATCAGATCGCTCTGTCGTATGAAGAGTCTTTGGTGGTGCAAGACTTTATTTTGGAAGCCTTAAAAGTAAGAACACTTATTTGGAAGACCATAActtacatacactacactatatcgacaaaaatatttggccaaagctgcaatgacattgtatccaaatacacacacttgaATACGGAGTcagtcccccttttgcagctataactgCTTCCACTATTCTTGGAAGTCTGACCACAGGATTTTggcatatttatataaaaattcgTGCCCATTCGTTCTGTAGAGCGTTTATGaagtcaggcactgatgttgaatGAGAAGACCTGACTCgcaatctccattccagttcatcccaaaggtgcgtgatggggttgaggtcagggctctgggTTAGGGCCGGTCAAGTTCTTCATCAAACCATGTTGCTTTGTGCAAGAAAGCAGGTCAGTTGGACATAAGGgaaaaagctaaaataaaaagtagGTCAGACTTTGTAGAACCACTTTTGGCTGCAGTTACAGAACACATATTGTGCTTTGTAGACTGGAAAACCTTTTCTTGTATCCTAgttgaaagaaaaatattaatgatGAATATCCCCCAAATGTGGTGTTACCACCATCATGCTTTAACATATAGCTGTTGTTCGTAGTGTTGGGTTTCTGCAATGTTTTTGTCTCATGAGACAAGAGAACAGGCAATGTTGTCCCAATGTCCTCGTTAATTGTCCACCGTGCATTTTGAGGCCAGATTTTAAATGAAGGTCAGTAATGGTTAATGCTGCTCATGCTGTGGATCTCATTCTCTCATTTAGTTAGTTACCCTTGGGGACTTGGTtgtgttttacactttaaacattCAGACAGAGATGCATTTGTGCCACTAATGGAGCAAGTGTTGCTCTTTGTGGTGTACCGATCTCTGGGATCTAAAGGCAACAGGTGCATTTCTATTAAGCTAATGTGACtctttaaattgtatcttaaGCCACGAAGCCTGTcgatgtaaaacatttatttacatttttttctacatcACTGAACGACAGGATGACTACGTGTTGGAGGTTCGCTGCTACCAGGCTCCACATTGGCCGAATCCAGACAGACCCATCAGTAATGCCTTTGAGCTCATCAACATCATCAGGGAAGAGCGCGCACATCGAGAGGGCGCTATTGTGGTCCATGACGGGTAGGTGTTAAGGGTGGGACAATAccaaaaatacaattaatctATAATTGACCATTCATATCTCATAATATAAAAAGGGATTTAATATATGAGAATTATGAGTAAGACAAttgttattaaaacattttcgtTTTAATACCATGACTTTaacaaaactttgtttttttttttttttttttttacatttccaagACTTTTTCAGGTTTGGAAAATGTTTGTCCAAGACTTTTTCAGGTTTGGACATGATTTCTAAATTTCAGGATTTTCCTGACAGTTTAAACCCTGATTATTTGTGCAGGCTCGGAGGCTCCGGCGCTGGGATCCTGTGTTCCCTAATCACTCTAAGTAATCAGCTAGAGGAGGAGAACATGGTGGATGTCTATCTGACAGCAAAGATGACCAACCTGATGAGACCGGGAGTGTTCAGTGATATTGTAAGAAGCTTTCATTTTATAGAATATTTACAGAATCTTGCTAAGATCTCAGTCTCTCTGGCCTCGAGCAGGGGTCCTAAATTCAAAAGTAAGAAGTTCTGgtcaataaaattttctttgagCTGAGGTCTGAATTTCATGTTGGAATCAGAATTCAGGGGCCTGTATTcccaaagcttcttagaattctctcagagagctcctatcttaccTTAAAAAGTCCCAGCTGGACTTTTTttagtcctagactaaaagtgatttagagaGCAACTCtaagtaaggaaagtacaaaaacctttatcttggTGAAGAGGTGGGGTTGACCccattgctagggatgatgctacaattcaaggactgtgattggttgatcacgttgtataatcatgactacaggctactttatgcaaaatttcttttataggctaaatatcttaaagataattaaacagtcaaatgttgaaaatgtgtccacttttaaagcaaccaatttccacgcagaagttactatatttaagtttttacatttatttatcatactgattttattacttgtaatctattttagattgatgggagcaaaatggcaaTGATTTTAGGACAGTCTgtttaagttgtactttttgatggtatgtagccaacaatccaggagagatggaaagaagtaaaacaagaagaaaactaGATTGTTCAGAAGAGCAGAAAAGTGTTTACTTTTACCTTTACGTTcagtatttggagaatatttcttctttccatcATTTTGTTCTcagctatagaaactcttacataagcctcttaaaagtcctggggcctgatgtataaacgttgcgtacgcccaaaatgggcatagaaatatgcgtacgcatttttccacgcacatatcgggatttataaaaaataaacttggcgtaaataagtgcgcaccgtaaggatgctcttgaccgtgcgtacgcactcttttaaaagagtatgtgttttggcgacaccaactggcccaaatagcaataactatttaaaatagtcatcacccaattaatcaaattgaatcaacctgaattatcattatcagcattcttaaccaagtgcaaatactttgaatttacttttttttaatgaatgggcTATAAAAAGGTATGTGCGTATATAACATATCATCATAATGGATGCTTATGAAGTCTGTTAGAAGACCTTGCTAATGACGCTCTACGGAGGGAGCGTGTTTTCAGAGACCGTGAAGATTTCcttgctcatgatgatgattggcTCATGAGCCGATTTCGATTTCCAAGAGCCATCCTCTTGGAATTGTGTTCTGAATTcgggccagtattggaaagacCCTCGCGGAGAAACCACGCGCTGTGTGTTCAAGTACAAGTGGTGTtgtctttttaagttattttttatttgcatatgaataaacaggaaaatcgactgttttaataaacgtaTCTTAAATACAGCTGCAGCTACattgctagatttgtcacttgaatattttaggactttccaCTTCCGCGGAATTTAaattggttgatttaaattatccacaataaaaaagcagaattttaaacagacaaaaacttatataatgtgtagataAATCAATTACTTAGCATCGTCACCGCAAATCACATCCGTATCACTTTGGAATTCTGGAAGaactccacttaatcctgtttcccctatAATCGCGCCCACCCTTACATCAAAGGCTGATTCCTTGACAGTGATTCCTTGACCACCACCAGTTGTTACAACACtgcgcctgtgtgcacatattcttttttttaacgactacttttaagtctgaccattttttttggtctcttggactgtgcgaggcaccgatgtaacagcattgactgcttctgttatacttgctcccattctaccatctttcttttatttgaaatgcccgcagagagcccaccaaataaaactttttttcggccctccaccccagacagcagtacctccatctcgcagtcggttaggtttctttttttttgcttttcgtttctgtttttccatttttagccaacagatcaatgacaattatcggtcgttttaatatgcagggagatcatacatattcaaaataggcggtcttaacctccaaatatggttatttcaggaggagattggggTAAGCTATAAGCACGTGCTCCTGCGCACAATATTcagataattgtgatttataaagcgaaccttgcgcaggttctggcgtacgtacggttttataaatctgaaaacttttgtgcgtacgcaaattctgccttatgtgcgtacgcacattttaaggatgaaatctacgcaaagttttatacatgaggcccctgctctctactcttaacaatttttaccttagaagctggttttagggctaagatgtttcatgaatcatttttatctttactaagattttgtcctaaatttaaggggaatgtcataattttaagaattttcttagaattttttcactaggagcaacttttaggcttaagaaacTTTGTGAATATGGGCCCAGATTTCTGTAGCTATCATTTTaagtctataaaaaataaacaattttataaattttcatagcatttcaatattatttattaagttgAACATGTGGACAGTTTGATCTTTAAAGACCTTGTATATTTccttgtatatatttgtataagcAACAATCCTTATACTCTGGTTGGTCTGTCATACTGGACTCTCAGTTCGAACCCTCACCTTGGCCTGTTGTGGAAATGCTTGGTTTAACAATCAGTGTTTTATCTTCatattactgctttttattagcgCCATGGTTTAGCACTGTTTTCAAGTTCTCACGTGTTGGTTACTGGTTTCAAACTCAAACtggaataaacatacattaatcTGTCCATACATCTTTAGAAGTTCAgatttcatagtctactttgcTTTGCTTTTCTGTTTGTACATGGTAAACTACCGTGTGGATTGGCTATGATGAGTGATGTGTATAGCCATGCCCACCCCTAGGGAAAACGCCATAGATTACTGGTATATCAATTAGACTTATTGATTAAAGCGTCAGGGTCCAGGTAGAACTGTCACACTGTCCGGATCCGGACTCATCtgctcatttgttttgtttttgtttttaggagCATTACCAGTTTCTTTACAAAGCTATACTAAGCTTGGTGAGCACCAAGGAAGATGAAAAAACGCTTCATTCCACGGAGAACAACGGCAACATCCCGGCCGGCTCGGCGAACATCACAGAAAGTCTCGAGTCTCTCATGTAAATGTACATAAGTCATAGATTTTAACATTTCCAGTTCTAAAGTGAGTGATGACATAATTTGCCTTTGTTTACATCAAGGCCATTTGCCCtgccaccccaaacacactcccacacacaaacacacacaccctcgcCATTCTGGAAGTACAGGAAGTGATTTGATCTTTTATTGTGCCTTTTTGTAAAATGTGTACTTTATAAAGCGATTTGATACGTTACTGTTGGGACTAATGCCAAAATTTCTACTCTTTTCAGAATGTTGACTGCCGCATTGCTAGTGATGTCTATTTAGTCCAggtgaaatgtaatatttataagtAAACAGATTATAGACAGATTTTATAGAGAAATGTAGCTCAAGTACATCGTTACACAAAGGTCCGTTAGAGATTTACGACTACACACTGATCACATCAGCAGACCAAACCctatttgtataaataaattttctaTTTTACTACATTTGTTCGACATAAGAGTTTAAccgtgatttttcttttcttttcggATATGTGTGTATAAAGTTAAGTGACAGTGCTGTTTTGTTCTTCGTCCCTGTTTCGTAACTTTGATGCATGAAGTTACGTACTGTAGATGTCGGTGAACAGTGTCGCCTGTAAGTCTGTTACTGCGTTCATGAGTGTCTAACTGCTGATTAAGTGACTGTGTAAGTGAGACAGGAAGAAACACTACaacctctaaaaaaaaaaaaaatccacaactCGCACATACTGTGTAAAGCATCTCAGTGTAATAGTCGCCTCTTAACATGTAAATCGGAAAACCACAGGTACCGGTATTAAGACACATTCCACTTTACGCTCAATGTAAAATGAGGTAAACTTGTGTTCCACTGCGATTTAATGATTTAGTtgtctttatataaaaaataatatttacagaagCTGTTCTTTGTGTCATTTTTATGTACAAATCTTTGATTTCTCTCATGTATATATGTTCCTGTATATTAGTGCTGTCTAtcgattaaaaattttaatctagttaatcacagttATAGTCTGCAATTAATCATGaataattactaaaatattataattttaaaatattaagatttacttgtattataaacatgcgatgttggaataaagaaatgcatgacaaactaattagaggaaacagattatgctgttttataatatctcaaacattaacatttaacaaataatttaaattaatatctcGAGTGGCGGGGCTCAAACCTGGAACCTCAGATCCAAAAAGTCAACAACTtagagccttagccacctgagccTCCACTCCCACAGCTTAAATCTTATGTATTCTTTGAAGGTAGCTTAAGCACACAACTTtagtttttatccaaacttccatctagaaggtttttataatgaaacttgctgtTCAGGAAtttggtgatgtttcctcagtttCTTAATATGAAACGTGCTATTAACACACAGTGGGATACCCACACAGTGATTATGGCCAGCCATTAGGttcaaacttggtcatatgattaatttgcgataaaatgcatttatgcattaatataaacagcCCTAATTTATATGTGGATAAATGTGGATTATGTGTCTATGCTCTTGGTGGTGTCTATAGAACCATACATCTGTACCAGGAGAGCTGGAGCACCTCAACTCTACATCGGCAATAAGACCAATCCTACCCAGTGGACATGTTACATACAagatttattcatcttttttttttttaaacataaatacacCTGAAATCAACAAAAAGCCCGTTGACATCTCATACAGCATGACTAGTATGAATAAAGCCACAAAGCCAGTTTAGACCGGCCATTTCCACTGGTTTGCAGGGGCGTCTTCGATCAGTGGTTCCCATGGTTTCCattctgccatctttctggatAAGGCCAGCTCTGTCTCCGCCtacaaaatattacaaaaagatACTTCctagtgctgtcaatcaattaaaagattaaatctagttaatcacagttATAGTCTCAATTAATCACGATTAATCATTAGGATAAATCTTTATCATGTCATTAATTTCCCTTAAGAAATTTGTAGATTAATCAAATGCGTTAATACATCAATATTGAAAGCCTCACCTCTTATACACTGCAATATGTTATTATAGGTTTTCACCTAAACGCTGTTTTGAGTCCGTATGCACCGATAAAAAGTATATACTGCACTATTTAGCCAAAAGCGTGACCATCGCACCTACACGTGGTTCTTCTTCAGGCTCCTGCCACAAAGTTAGAAGCATTACGTGAGACATGGTGTGTTAaggttggaatggaagaacCCGAGTGTCCTTTTCATAACCAATGGAACACTGACTTAACCCCTGACCTCCTCAGCCTACATCAGTGCTTAATCTCTTGTAGATAAATATCACAAATTCCCACAACTCAAATCCCCACAACCATGCTCGAAAAATCTTGGGTGTGatgtcaggtgtccacaaacttttggtctTGCATGTATTTAGATATGATCAGGAGGAAACTTTGCTTGTATTTAACCTAATTTTTGTTCATTGGGTTAATTAAACATAGTTACTTCTGTAGATCAGTAACCTAAAAAAAAGTCTCGgagtttaatttataataaattagtgttttattaaaaaggagtttttattctcaGATCTGTGAtcaaaaagtcccggtttgacttgaacattccTCAACGTTTCTTCAGTCGATACAGAATAATGAGTCTGAGCTTTAACCTAAGGCATTAACTTACAGTATACAGATGATACGGTGTCGTGTAATTACATCTCGATCATGCATTACCCTCTCTTACACACCAGCCCAGTAAAGAAGGAGGAGAGATTTCTGTTtccctgtgtgtgcctgtgtgcagCTGCAGTGTGTAGGAGTTGAAGTAAAACTGTGGTCTTGAAAGCACAGCAATTAACCCTGCTTATGTCAAGTGCAAACAAGCTTTAAATGCTAAGCAGCCTATATGGCGaatcagaaagagaaagaaaggctTTGTTCGGAGCGGATTTGTCGGGTGTGGACTCACTTGCGCGATGACCTCTTCAATCTGGCCACagttcattttcatttcaaGCTTTTCCACGTCAGGTTCCTTCAAAGAACATCACAGGATAAGACCAAacaaatgtttgcatttcaATTGAAATAATATTGTACTGCTTGGAAATTTAAGTGCTATTAATTATCCAACCAAGTAATCGTATctcacatctacagtacatcaggAGCAGAAGTCTTTATCAGGTTCTGATGAGACGTTTCTTACCGATTTGACGTGGTCGAGTCGCTCGGTTATCAGCTGCTCGGTGTACTTCCTGTAGGCGGCATCCCGAGGCATGGCCTGGACGCAGCCCAAAATCTTGGTGTACAAAATCCTCAGACGCTTAGGGCACAGAAACAGAACCATATCTATAGTTACCACCTGACATGAAGTGAATGAACGCTTTCCTGCATTTACTTTACACTTCTGATCATCGAGACTTCCCTTCTTTATCCTTACAACTATATAGCTTTCCAAtttttctactgtatgtacctTAAGGTAGTAATGTCATACGCCGATACTTAAAAAACATTGTGGGACTAGAATTTCCCTAAtgtaaaaaacacataaatttCAAATAGGTGACCTTTTTACTATGCGCATGTCTGCAGACCTTTTGTCTGTTGTGGTCCCACACACTTCTGTACAGCTTAAAGAAATGACAGTGCCAAAACATACTTTGAAAAACAGTCCTGATCAAggacttggtgtgtggaacaagagcTTACACATAAAATTAAATGCCCACAGAAGGAGAcagcatttttgttttgctgcaggtggatgatttaaattcggctttttaaaatttattttagaaatacaAGGAGTCTCCTTGCTTGTCCTCCTTACTCAAAAATAGAAAGGTGCGAGTGTGACAACGTTACAATAAGAACTATGGCATATTgtccagcacactcagtaaaacctaacggCTGTTTTACTGCTATGTATGAAACTGCACACGTCTGTATCTAACAATactaattatttttcaatcaAAGAGTTTTCACACTACATATTGacggtgtttattttattactctttagtgCATCTTTgcttatgcctttttttttgtatgttcccAAGACATTTGAACAGTAGTGCAAGTAAAACAGCgggtaggttttactgagcatgctggagaatatagTTCTTCTGAGAACGTTGT contains the following coding sequences:
- the ndufa5 gene encoding NADH dehydrogenase [ubiquinone] 1 alpha subcomplex subunit 5, with the translated sequence MAGVIKKTTGLVGLAVSLHPHERLRILYTKILGCVQAMPRDAAYRKYTEQLITERLDHVKSEPDVEKLEMKMNCGQIEEVIAQAETELALSRKMAEWKPWEPLIEDAPANQWKWPV